Proteins from a genomic interval of Danio rerio strain Tuebingen ecotype United States chromosome 4, GRCz12tu, whole genome shotgun sequence:
- the LOC110437810 gene encoding uncharacterized protein has translation MANVEELLKNSLDKLEVAGLNEFLWCLSNDQGDNSKAKMENADRLKMVEKMVSCFGPKGAVKITVDILRKIKQNDWADQLEKTLKQAVNGGSRINVEELLKNSLDDLLISELKEFLWCLAKNYKCISKDEMENADSMDTVDKMVSCFGSERAVTITVNTLRKMSQNQLAEELEIAQKQAVNSRSRLNDEELLEYALDELRESELKEFLWCLMKNRRDISNAEMRNADRRKTVEKMVSCFGPERAVMITVDTLRKIYRNELADELQIAQKQDLSQVMCNLTPDAFEGLCSALQSSICALRELELSNNDLQDSGVKKLLSDGLKSPDCQLETLSNKKEKIHFKQGQVSIRHSEASARDLQDQDSDHLKQVHEEPKLNSDNDKTIFFDAHRLAFIERVTNVQSIADKLLDQRIIHKELYSEITQTNVTSQHNMRKIYDSVGLKGKKAKARFIDILQEEELYLLEDLMCSDA, from the exons ATGGCGAATGTTGAAGAACTGCTCAAGAACTCACTGGATAAACTGGAAGTAGCTGGACTAAACGAGTTTCTGTGGTGTTTATCAAATGACCAAGGAGACAACTCAAAAGCTAAAATGGAGAATGCAGACCGGTTGAAGATGGTGGAGAAGATGGTGTCATGTTTTGGACCAAAAGGAGCTGTGAAGATCACAGTGGACATCCTGAGGAAAATAAAGCAGAATGACTGGGCTGATCAGCTGGAGAAGACACTGAAGCAAG CTGTGAACGGGGGAAGCAGAATTAATGTAGAAGAGCTGCTCAAGAACTCACTGGATGATCTGCTAATATCTGAACTAAAGGAGTTTCTGTGGTGTTTAGCGAAAAACTATAAATGTATTTCAAAAGATGAAATGGAGAATGCAGACAGCATGGATACAGTGGATAAGATGGTGTCATGTTTTGGATCAGAAAGAGCTGTGACGATCACAGTGAACACCCTGAGGAAAATGAGCCAGAATCAATTGGCTGAAGAGCTGGAGATTGCACAGAAGCAAG CTGTGAACAGTAGAAGCAGGTTAAATGATGAAGAGCTGCTCGAGTACGCACTGGATGAACTGAGAGAATCTGAACTGAAGGAGTTTCTGTGGTGTTTAATGAAAAACCGCAGGGATATTTCAAATGCTGAAATGAGGAATGCAGACAGGAGGAAGACCGTGGAGAAGATGGTGTCCTGTTTTGGACCAGAAAGAGCTGTGATGATCACAGTGGACACCCTGAGGAAAATATACCGTAATGAATTGGCTGACGAGCTGCAGATTGCACAGAAGCAAG atcTTTCTCAggtcatgtgtaatctcactCCTGATGCGTTTGAGGGGTTGtgttcagctctacaatcctcaatcTGTGCCCTGAGAGAGCTGGagctgagtaacaatgacctgcaggattcaggagtgaagaagcttctctctgatggactgaagagtccagACTGtcaactggagacactgag TAATAAGAAAGAGAAGATTCACTTCAAACAGGGACA GGTGAGCATCCGTCACTCTGAAGCGTCTGCACGGGATCTTCAAGACCAAGATTCAGATCACTTGAAGCAAGTCCATGAAGAGCCGAAACTGAACTCTGACAATGACAAAACGATTTTTTTTGATGCTCACAGATTGGCTTTCATTGAAAGAGTTACCAATGTGCAGAGCATTGCGGATAAACTTCTAGACCAGAGAATAATTCATAAAGAGCTGTATTCTGAAATCACACAGACTAACGTGACCAGTCAGCATAATATGAGGAAGATTTATGACTCTGTGGGTTTAAAAGGTAAGAAAGCAAAAGCTCGATTCATTGATATCCTTCAGGAAGAAGAGCTCTACCTGCTTGAGGACCTGATGTGCTCTGATGCCTAA